In Brienomyrus brachyistius isolate T26 unplaced genomic scaffold, BBRACH_0.4 scaffold44, whole genome shotgun sequence, the following are encoded in one genomic region:
- the tubgcp3 gene encoding gamma-tubulin complex component 3 isoform X1 codes for MAALDQKSPNVLLQSLCCRITGKSEAEVAHQFQYAVRVIGSNYAPTIERDEFLVSEKIKKELLKQRREADAALFSELHRKLQTQGVLKHRWSILYLLLSLCEDPRKPCSRVAGYGSLFAQALPRDAHSTPFYCTRPQSLSLGHPERSSTLGTSGISSLGTYTLNGPTLTPQALLSGAPAQVLGDSLRQPGTRLAWTLAPGTSPSATAPTSRGPPVPPALTARTQPRLRRDGDENGEISESALVRDILYVFQGIDGKFIKMCTPENCYKIDTKVPLTKSLRDLSSRLSELGWLHNKVRKYTDARSLDRAFGLVGQSFCAALHQELKEYYRLLSVLHSQLQLEDDQGVNLGGECSLTLRRLLVWTYDPKVRLKTLAALVDYCQGRKGGELTSAVHAYGKTGDPYMRALVQHVLALVSHPILSFLYRWIYDGELEDTYHEFFVASDPTVKTDRLWHDKYTLRKSMIPSFVTMDQARKVLLIGKSINFLHQVCHDRTPPGKITPGSKGTDSPRDAAELFTDLEGAFQGKIDAAYFETSKYLLDILNKKYSLLEHLQAMRRYLLLGQGDFIRHLMDLLKPELARPATTLYQHNLTGILETAVRATNAQFDSPETLKRLDVRLLEVSPGDTGWDVFSLDYHVDGPIATVFTRECMSCYLRVFNFLWRAKRMEYILTDIWKGQMCSGKLLKGMPELSGVLHQCHVLASEMVHFIHQMQYYITFEVLECSWDELWNKVQQAQDLDQVIAAHEIFLSTIISRCLLDTNSRGYPEPQEHNDPCSPAQSLLNQLRAIFDQIIEFQNAQDALYRSALEELKQRTAFEDRKQQREGEGEWGVSAAEEAEEKKRVQKFQETIPKMCSQLRILTHFYQGIVQQFLVLLMSSSDESLQFLSFRLDFNEHYKARDPRLRVSLGATRGRRSSNI; via the exons ATGGCGGCTTTGGACCAGAAGTCGCCTAATGTCCTTTTGCAGAGCCTTTGTTGCAGGATCACTGGGAAAAGCGAAG CTGAAGTGGCCCACCAGTTCCAGTATGCAGTCAGAGTGATCGGGAGCAACTACGCCCCCACCATCGAGCGTGACGAGTTCTTGGTCTCGGAGAAGATCAAGAAAGAGT TGCTGAAGCAGAGGCGCGAGGCTGATGCGGCCCTTTTCTCAGAATTGCACCGGAAACTCCAGACGCAG GGTGTGCTGAAGCACAGGTGGTCCATCCTGTACCTTCTTCTGAGCCTGTGTGAGGATCCCCGTAAGCCATGCAGCCGG GTGGCTGGCTACGGCTCCCTGTTTGCCCAGGCCCTGCCCCGAGATGCCCACTCTACTCCATTCTACTGCACCCGCCCCCAGAGCCTTTCTCTGGGCCACCCTGAGCGCTCATCCACCCTGGGCACCAGCGGCATCAGCAGCCTTGGCACGTACACCCTGAACGGACCCACCCTCACTCCCCAGGCCCTGCTGTCGGG GGCCCCGGCCCAGGTGTTGGGGGACTCTCTGCGGCAGCCTGGAACTCGCCTGGCCTGGACTCTGGCTCCTGGAACCTCGCCCTCAGCCACAGCACCTACCTCACGAGGCCCGCCCGTCCCGCCCGCGCTTACGGCCAGGACCCAGCCGAGGCTGCGGCGAGACGGTGATGAAAACg GCGAGATTAGCGAATCCGCCCTCGTCCGGGACATCCTCTACGTCTTCCAGGGAATCGACGGCAAGTTCATCAAAATGTGCACCCCTGAGAACTGTTACAAAATAGACACTAAG GTGCCCCTGACCAAGTCGCTACGGGACCTTAGCAGCCGTTTGTCGGAGCTTGGCTGGCTACACAACAAAGTGAGGAAATATACAGATGCCCGGAGCTTAGACCGGGCCTTTGGCCTGGTGGGTCAG AGCTTCTGCGCTGCCCTCCATCAGGAGCTGAAGGAATACTACCGGTTGCTGTCTGTCTTGCACTCACAG CTGCAGTTGGAGGACGACCAGGGCGTCAACCTCGGGGGAGAGTGCAGCCTGACCCTCCGCAGGCTCCTCGTATGGACCTACGACCCCAAGGTCCGGCTCAAGACACTGGCAGCACTGGTGGATTACTGCCAAG GACGTAAAGGAGGGGAGTTGACCTCGGCAGTGCACGCCTACGGGAAGACGGGGGACCCCTACATGCGTGCACTGGTGCAGCACGTCCTGGCTCTGGTGTCGCACCCCATCCTCAGCTTCCTGTACCGCTGGATCTATGATGGGGAGCTGGAGGACACCTACCATGAG TTCTTTGTGGCCTCTGACCCAACCGTTAAGACGGACAGGCTGTGGCATGACAAGTACACGCTGCGCAAGTCCATGATCCCCTCATTTGTCACCATGGATCAGGCCCGGAAG GTTCTGCTCATTGGAAAGTCAATCAACTTCCTGCATCAGGTCTGCCATGACAGAACACCACCTGGGAAGATCACGCCTGGGTCAAAGGGCACCGACTCCCCCAGGGATG CGGCCGAGCTCTTCACCGACCTGGAGGGTGCGTTCCAGGGCAAGATCGACGCAGCGTACTTCGAGACCAGCAAGTACCTGCTGGACATCCTGAACAAGAAATACTCTCTGCTGGAACACCTGCAGGCCATGCGGCGTTACCTCCTGCTGGGCCAGGGAGACTTCATCCGCCACCTCATGGACCTGTTGAA GCCTGAATTGGCACGTCCGGCTACCACGCTGTACCAGCACAACTTAACGGGTATTCTGGAGACGGCAGTGAGAGCCACCAATGCCCAGTTCGACAGTCCCGAGACCCTTAAGCGACTGGACGTCCGGCTCTTGGAG GTGTCGCCGGGAGATACTGGCTGGGATGTCTTCAGCTTAGACTACCATGTGGATGGACCAATCGCCACG GTTTTCACACGCGAATGCATGAGCTGTTATCTGCGCGTCTTCAACTTCCTGTGGCGCGCCAAGCGCATGGAGTACATCCTCACGGACATCTGGAAGGGCCAGATGTGCAGCGGCAAGCTGCTGAAGGGCATGCCAG AGCTGTCAGGGGTGCTGCACCAGTGTCACGTTCTGGCCTCTGAGATGGTTCACTTCATCCATCAGATGCAGTACTACATCACCTTCGAG GTTCTTGAGTGCTCTTGGGACGAGCTGTGGAACAAGGTCCAGCAGGCCCAGGACCTTGACCAAGTTATCGCCGCCCATGAGATTTTCCTGAGCACCATAATCTCCCGCTGCTTACTGGACACCAACAGCAGG GGATATCCAGAACCCCAAGAGCATAATGACCCGTGTTCCCCGGCCCAGTCCCTGCTGAACCAGCTGAGGGCCATCTTCGACCAGATCATCGAGTTCCAGAATGCGCAGGATGCCCTCTACCGCTCCGCCCTGGAGGAGCTGAAGCAGAGGACGGCATTCGAggacaggaagcagcaacggGAGGGCGAG ggggagtggggggtgtcgGCCGCcgaagaggccgaggagaagaaGCGAGTCCAGAAGTTCCAGGAGACCATACCAAAAATGTGCTCACAACTCAGAATACTGACACACTTCTACCAG GGGATCGTACAGCAGTTCCTGGTTCTCCTCATGAGCAGTTCAGACGAGAGCCTCCAGTTTCTCAGCTTCCGCCTAGACTTCAATGAGCACTACAAGGCCAGGGACCCCCGCCTGCGCGTCTCCCTCggagccaccagggggcgacggAGCTCCAACATTTAA
- the tubgcp3 gene encoding gamma-tubulin complex component 3 isoform X2 has product MAALDQKSPNVLLQSLCCRITGKSEAEVAHQFQYAVRVIGSNYAPTIERDEFLVSEKIKKELLKQRREADAALFSELHRKLQTQGVLKHRWSILYLLLSLCEDPRKPCSRVAGYGSLFAQALPRDAHSTPFYCTRPQSLSLGHPERSSTLGTSGISSLGTYTLNGPTLTPQALLSGAPAQVLGDSLRQPGTRLAWTLAPGTSPSATAPTSRGPPVPPALTARTQPRLRRDGDENGEISESALVRDILYVFQGIDGKFIKMCTPENCYKIDTKVPLTKSLRDLSSRLSELGWLHNKVRKYTDARSLDRAFGLVGQSFCAALHQELKEYYRLLSVLHSQLQLEDDQGVNLGGECSLTLRRLLVWTYDPKVRLKTLAALVDYCQGRKGGELTSAVHAYGKTGDPYMRALVQHVLALVSHPILSFLYRWIYDGELEDTYHEFFVASDPTVKTDRLWHDKYTLRKSMIPSFVTMDQARKVLLIGKSINFLHQVCHDRTPPGKITPGSKGTDSPRDAAELFTDLEGAFQGKIDAAYFETSKYLLDILNKKYSLLEHLQAMRRYLLLGQGDFIRHLMDLLKPELARPATTLYQHNLTGILETAVRATNAQFDSPETLKRLDVRLLEVSPGDTGWDVFSLDYHVDGPIATVFTRECMSCYLRVFNFLWRAKRMEYILTDIWKGQMCSGKLLKGMPELSGVLHQCHVLASEMVHFIHQMQYYITFEVLECSWDELWNKVQQAQDLDQVIAAHEIFLSTIISRCLLDTNSRSLLNQLRAIFDQIIEFQNAQDALYRSALEELKQRTAFEDRKQQREGEGEWGVSAAEEAEEKKRVQKFQETIPKMCSQLRILTHFYQGIVQQFLVLLMSSSDESLQFLSFRLDFNEHYKARDPRLRVSLGATRGRRSSNI; this is encoded by the exons ATGGCGGCTTTGGACCAGAAGTCGCCTAATGTCCTTTTGCAGAGCCTTTGTTGCAGGATCACTGGGAAAAGCGAAG CTGAAGTGGCCCACCAGTTCCAGTATGCAGTCAGAGTGATCGGGAGCAACTACGCCCCCACCATCGAGCGTGACGAGTTCTTGGTCTCGGAGAAGATCAAGAAAGAGT TGCTGAAGCAGAGGCGCGAGGCTGATGCGGCCCTTTTCTCAGAATTGCACCGGAAACTCCAGACGCAG GGTGTGCTGAAGCACAGGTGGTCCATCCTGTACCTTCTTCTGAGCCTGTGTGAGGATCCCCGTAAGCCATGCAGCCGG GTGGCTGGCTACGGCTCCCTGTTTGCCCAGGCCCTGCCCCGAGATGCCCACTCTACTCCATTCTACTGCACCCGCCCCCAGAGCCTTTCTCTGGGCCACCCTGAGCGCTCATCCACCCTGGGCACCAGCGGCATCAGCAGCCTTGGCACGTACACCCTGAACGGACCCACCCTCACTCCCCAGGCCCTGCTGTCGGG GGCCCCGGCCCAGGTGTTGGGGGACTCTCTGCGGCAGCCTGGAACTCGCCTGGCCTGGACTCTGGCTCCTGGAACCTCGCCCTCAGCCACAGCACCTACCTCACGAGGCCCGCCCGTCCCGCCCGCGCTTACGGCCAGGACCCAGCCGAGGCTGCGGCGAGACGGTGATGAAAACg GCGAGATTAGCGAATCCGCCCTCGTCCGGGACATCCTCTACGTCTTCCAGGGAATCGACGGCAAGTTCATCAAAATGTGCACCCCTGAGAACTGTTACAAAATAGACACTAAG GTGCCCCTGACCAAGTCGCTACGGGACCTTAGCAGCCGTTTGTCGGAGCTTGGCTGGCTACACAACAAAGTGAGGAAATATACAGATGCCCGGAGCTTAGACCGGGCCTTTGGCCTGGTGGGTCAG AGCTTCTGCGCTGCCCTCCATCAGGAGCTGAAGGAATACTACCGGTTGCTGTCTGTCTTGCACTCACAG CTGCAGTTGGAGGACGACCAGGGCGTCAACCTCGGGGGAGAGTGCAGCCTGACCCTCCGCAGGCTCCTCGTATGGACCTACGACCCCAAGGTCCGGCTCAAGACACTGGCAGCACTGGTGGATTACTGCCAAG GACGTAAAGGAGGGGAGTTGACCTCGGCAGTGCACGCCTACGGGAAGACGGGGGACCCCTACATGCGTGCACTGGTGCAGCACGTCCTGGCTCTGGTGTCGCACCCCATCCTCAGCTTCCTGTACCGCTGGATCTATGATGGGGAGCTGGAGGACACCTACCATGAG TTCTTTGTGGCCTCTGACCCAACCGTTAAGACGGACAGGCTGTGGCATGACAAGTACACGCTGCGCAAGTCCATGATCCCCTCATTTGTCACCATGGATCAGGCCCGGAAG GTTCTGCTCATTGGAAAGTCAATCAACTTCCTGCATCAGGTCTGCCATGACAGAACACCACCTGGGAAGATCACGCCTGGGTCAAAGGGCACCGACTCCCCCAGGGATG CGGCCGAGCTCTTCACCGACCTGGAGGGTGCGTTCCAGGGCAAGATCGACGCAGCGTACTTCGAGACCAGCAAGTACCTGCTGGACATCCTGAACAAGAAATACTCTCTGCTGGAACACCTGCAGGCCATGCGGCGTTACCTCCTGCTGGGCCAGGGAGACTTCATCCGCCACCTCATGGACCTGTTGAA GCCTGAATTGGCACGTCCGGCTACCACGCTGTACCAGCACAACTTAACGGGTATTCTGGAGACGGCAGTGAGAGCCACCAATGCCCAGTTCGACAGTCCCGAGACCCTTAAGCGACTGGACGTCCGGCTCTTGGAG GTGTCGCCGGGAGATACTGGCTGGGATGTCTTCAGCTTAGACTACCATGTGGATGGACCAATCGCCACG GTTTTCACACGCGAATGCATGAGCTGTTATCTGCGCGTCTTCAACTTCCTGTGGCGCGCCAAGCGCATGGAGTACATCCTCACGGACATCTGGAAGGGCCAGATGTGCAGCGGCAAGCTGCTGAAGGGCATGCCAG AGCTGTCAGGGGTGCTGCACCAGTGTCACGTTCTGGCCTCTGAGATGGTTCACTTCATCCATCAGATGCAGTACTACATCACCTTCGAG GTTCTTGAGTGCTCTTGGGACGAGCTGTGGAACAAGGTCCAGCAGGCCCAGGACCTTGACCAAGTTATCGCCGCCCATGAGATTTTCCTGAGCACCATAATCTCCCGCTGCTTACTGGACACCAACAGCAGG TCCCTGCTGAACCAGCTGAGGGCCATCTTCGACCAGATCATCGAGTTCCAGAATGCGCAGGATGCCCTCTACCGCTCCGCCCTGGAGGAGCTGAAGCAGAGGACGGCATTCGAggacaggaagcagcaacggGAGGGCGAG ggggagtggggggtgtcgGCCGCcgaagaggccgaggagaagaaGCGAGTCCAGAAGTTCCAGGAGACCATACCAAAAATGTGCTCACAACTCAGAATACTGACACACTTCTACCAG GGGATCGTACAGCAGTTCCTGGTTCTCCTCATGAGCAGTTCAGACGAGAGCCTCCAGTTTCTCAGCTTCCGCCTAGACTTCAATGAGCACTACAAGGCCAGGGACCCCCGCCTGCGCGTCTCCCTCggagccaccagggggcgacggAGCTCCAACATTTAA